TCAAAGCGAAATCTGCCTTTGCCTTCGGAATCCATGCGGGCCTTCCCCTCGCACTCTTCATGCTCGTCATGGTCTTCGCCCCCGTTATCATACGGCTGTCGGAAAGGGCAGGGCACGATCTCTTTGCACGCCTCTTCTCCTACACAGGATATACCTGGATGGGGGTCCTCTTTCTCTTCTGCTCCGTTTCGCTTCTCACCGACCTTTACCGCTCCGTGATCTCTCTTGCCGGACTTGTTCTGAAGGCCGATCTTTCAGGTCTCGCGTTATCGAATCAGTATGCCTTCTTCCTTCCTCTCGGCGTTGCGCTGTCCATAGCGTTCTATGGATATTTCGAGGCGAGGGACATCAGAACCGAACTGGTGACGATAAAGACTTCCAAGATCCCCGAGGATATCGGAAGACTGAGGATAGTCCAGATATCCGACGTCCATATCGGACTCATCGTGAGGCAGGAAAGGGTGAGCCGGATTCTCGCCGAAGTAAAGAAGGCGGATCCAGACATATTCGTCTCTACGGGCGATCTCGTGGACGGACAGATTAACGGGCTCACAGGACTCTCGGAGATGCTGAGAGAGATCAATCCCCGATACGGAAAGTTCGCGATAACCGGGAACCACGAATACTATGCAGGGCTCGATCAGGCCCTCGCCTTC
This portion of the Thermodesulfovibrionales bacterium genome encodes:
- a CDS encoding metallophosphoesterase produces the protein MSLFFLVFFLLYGGLHLYAFLKAKSAFAFGIHAGLPLALFMLVMVFAPVIIRLSERAGHDLFARLFSYTGYTWMGVLFLFCSVSLLTDLYRSVISLAGLVLKADLSGLALSNQYAFFLPLGVALSIAFYGYFEARDIRTELVTIKTSKIPEDIGRLRIVQISDVHIGLIVRQERVSRILAEVKKADPDIFVSTGDLVDGQINGLTGLSEMLREINPRYGKFAITGNHEYYAGLDQALAFTEKAGFRVLRGEGLTVGGMINIAGVEDPAGKAFGLFRGRTERVILERLPREKFTLLLKHRPLIEKESLGLFDLQLSGHVHKGQIFPFSVVTWLYYPVASGGRELSGNAYLYVSRGSGTWGPPIRFLAPPEVTVIDLIHDEGTKSQEEH